Proteins co-encoded in one Nicotiana sylvestris chromosome 7, ASM39365v2, whole genome shotgun sequence genomic window:
- the LOC104215924 gene encoding butanoate--CoA ligase AAE1-like, giving the protein MNYFFKSSKLAQKFFNGFNRVQINTQSVRHLSQITGNIEIESRKITANYVPLTPISFLERAADVFRDRTSVVFGSSVKYTWESTHSRCLKLASALVQLGISRGNVVATLAPNVPAMQELHFAVPMAGAVICTLNTRLDSSTIADLLKHSEAKIIFVDQHLLQIAQEALSLLSKDKTMKPPILVLIPESENSSPPILETSSSTNVHEYENLLTSGSRNFTIKWPKTEFDPISINYTSGTTSQSKGVVYNHRGAYLNTISTTFLVYGMGSMPTYLWTSPMFHCNGWCMTWGMAAIGGTNVCLRHISAKNIFESISLYKVTHMGAVPTVLNMIANSIPSDRKPFPHKVEILTGGSPPPPHIFSKMEELGFGVTHGYGLTETYGVATSCLWKPEWDSLPLEELVALKARQGVRHLCIEDVEVRDRETMEKVPHDGKTIGEVMLRGNTVMSEYFKDVKATEEAFKGGWFHSGDLAVKHQDGYIEIKDRLKDIIISGGENISSFEVERVLYKHPAVVEASVVARPDDHWGQTPCAFVKLKEGFEEKITSQEIIKFCRDHLPHYMAPRTVIFEDLPKTSTGKVKKFILREKAKALGSLFYTEV; this is encoded by the exons ATGAATTACTTCTTCAAAAGCTCTAAATTGGCTCAAAAGTTCTTTAATGGCTTCAACCGAGTCCAAATCAACACTCAGAGCGTCCGCCACCTGTCCCAAATTACTGGAAATATTGAAATTGAATCCCGTAAAATTACAGCAAATTATGTTCCATTGACACCAATAAGTTTTTTGGAGAGAGCAGCAGATGTTTTTAGAGATAGAACTTCAGTTGTGTTTGGCTCTTCTGTTAAGTACACTTGGGAAAGTACACATTCTAGGTGTCTAAAACTTGCTTCAGCTTTGGTTCAGCTAGGAATTTCTCGTGGAAATGTG GTTGCAACTCTGGCTCCTAATGTACCAGCAATGCAGGAGCTGCATTTTGCTGTACCAATGGCTGGAGCAGTTATTTGTACATTAAATACGCGTCTTGATTCGTCAACGATAGCTGACTTACTAAAACATTCAGAAGCCAAAATCATATTTGTTGATCAGCATTTGCTCCAAATTGCTCAAGAAGCACTCAGTCTTCTATCAAAAGACAAAACAATGAAACCACCAATTCTAGTGCTAATTCCTGAATCTGAGAATTCCTCTCCTCCTATACTTGAGACATCGTCGTCCACTAACGTTCATGAATACGAAAATCTTTTGACAAGTGGGAGTAGGAATTTTACAATAAAGTGGCCAAAAACTGAATTTGATCCAATCAGTATCAATTATACTTCCGGAACAACGTCACAATCCAAAGGAGTTGTCTACAATCACAGAGGCGCGTATCTCAATACTATTAGTACTACGTTTCTGGTTTATGGAATGGGTTCGATGCCTACATATCTTTGGACATCTCCGATGTTTCACTGCAATGGATGGTGCATGACTTGGGGAATGGCTGCAATTGGTGGCACAAATGTTTGCCTTAGGCATATCTCTGCTAAAAATATATTTGAAAGTATTTCTCTCTACAAAGTCACACATATGGGCGCAGTACCAACAGTCTTAAACATGATAGCAAACTCCATACCAAGCGATAG GAAGCCGTTTCCACACAAGGTGGAAATATTAACAGGTGGATCACCACCGCCTCCTCATATATTTTCCAAAATGGAGGAGCTCGGATTTGGAGTAACTCACGGGTATGGACTTACAGAGACTTACGGTGTAGCAACATCTTGCTTGTGGAAACCTGAGTGGGATTCTTTACCCCTTGAGGAACTAGTCGCGCTTAAAGCAAGACAAGGGGTACGACATCTTTGTATTGAAGATGTTGAAGTCAGAGACCGTGAGACAATGGAAAAAGTGCCACATGATGGAAAGACAATTGGCGAAGTTATGTTAAGAGGAAACACTGTAATGAGTGAATATTTCAAAGATGTTAAAGCAACCGAAGAAGCTTTTAAAGGCGGATGGTTTCATAGTGGTGATCTTGCTGTAAAACATCAAGATGGTTACATAGAAATTAAGGATAGGTTAAAAGACATTATAATTTCAGGAGGCGAAAATATAAGCTCGTTCGAGGTTGAAAGAGTTTTGTATAAACATCCAGCAGTAGTTGAAGCATCAGTAGTAGCGCGACCAGACGATCACTGGGGACAAACACCTTGTGCATTTGTTAAACTGAAGGAAGGATTTGAGGAAAAAATTACTTCACAGGAAATAATCAAATTTTGTAGGGATCATTTGCCTCATTACATGGCACCTCGGACAGTAATTTTTGAAGATTTACCGAAAACTTCAACTGGAAAAGTAAAGAAATTCATCTTGAGGGAGAAAGCAAAAGCTTTGGGCAGTCTTTTCTACACTGAAGTCTAA